A region from the Sphingopyxis lindanitolerans genome encodes:
- a CDS encoding YggT family protein yields MFLQIVHILLTVLWWFIIAQAVMSWLIAFNVINTHNDFVRQLWLMLDRITEPLYRPFRRIMPDFGGLDLTPMVVLILIIILDGPVLNYLARFAYANGMA; encoded by the coding sequence ATGTTTCTCCAGATCGTCCACATCCTGCTGACGGTCCTGTGGTGGTTCATCATCGCGCAGGCGGTGATGTCGTGGCTGATCGCCTTCAACGTCATCAACACCCACAATGATTTCGTCCGCCAGCTCTGGCTGATGCTCGATCGCATCACCGAACCGCTTTACCGGCCGTTCCGCCGCATCATGCCTGATTTCGGCGGGCTCGACCTGACCCCGATGGTCGTGCTGATCCTGATCATCATCCTCGACGGCCCGGTGCTGAACTATCTGGCGCGCTTCGCCTACGCCAACGGGATGGCGTGA
- the argB gene encoding acetylglutamate kinase produces MMPVTDPSTMPDLLAKAETLVEALPYLQRYAGETFVIKYGGHAMGDPEAQRDFAEDVVLLKAVGINPVVVHGGGPQIGAMLKQLGIESTFVGGLRVTDAATAEVAEMVLAGKINKEIVSWIAGLGGRAVGISGKDANLVLAEKVTRTEPDPNSGIERHVDLGFVGEPVAVDPTILTNLTKDNFIPVIAPVALGADGATYNINADTMAGAIAGALGAKRFFLLTDVAGVLDKSGALLTDLDRAAIDALKADATITGGMIPKVETCVAAVDAGVEAAVILDGRIPHAMLLEIFTARGAGTLIHR; encoded by the coding sequence ATGATGCCCGTGACCGATCCTTCGACAATGCCCGACCTGCTCGCCAAGGCCGAAACGCTCGTCGAGGCGCTGCCCTATCTGCAGCGCTATGCCGGCGAGACGTTCGTGATCAAATATGGCGGCCACGCGATGGGCGACCCCGAGGCGCAGCGCGACTTCGCCGAGGATGTCGTCTTGCTGAAAGCGGTCGGCATCAACCCGGTCGTCGTCCATGGCGGCGGGCCGCAGATCGGCGCGATGCTGAAACAGCTCGGGATCGAATCGACCTTTGTCGGCGGGCTTCGCGTCACCGACGCCGCGACCGCCGAGGTCGCCGAGATGGTGCTCGCGGGCAAGATCAACAAGGAAATCGTCAGTTGGATCGCCGGTCTCGGCGGTCGCGCGGTTGGCATTTCGGGCAAGGACGCCAATCTGGTGCTCGCCGAAAAGGTGACACGCACCGAGCCCGACCCCAATTCGGGGATCGAGCGCCACGTCGATCTCGGCTTTGTCGGCGAGCCCGTCGCGGTCGATCCGACGATCCTCACCAACCTGACCAAAGACAATTTCATCCCGGTCATTGCGCCCGTCGCGCTCGGTGCCGATGGCGCGACCTATAATATCAACGCCGACACGATGGCGGGCGCGATCGCCGGTGCGCTCGGCGCCAAGCGCTTCTTCCTGCTCACCGACGTCGCGGGCGTGCTCGACAAGTCGGGGGCGCTGCTCACCGATCTCGACCGCGCCGCGATCGATGCGCTCAAGGCTGACGCGACGATCACCGGCGGCATGATCCCCAAGGTCGAGACCTGCGTCGCCGCGGTCGATGCTGGGGTCGAGGCGGCGGTCATCCTCGACGGACGCATCCCGCATGCGATGCTGCTCGAAATTTTCACCGCACGGGGTGCGGGCACGCTCATTCACCGCTAA
- a CDS encoding queuosine precursor transporter has product METSSSRVIAPSLLLFAILYGGMVPLGGFLGAKQVALGPLAVEAGIFPFLTLIAISSGIAELHGRAVADRLVRLGFIPLVLAILLTLFVLQLPTDPGMYEPAKAAFPVIVGQSWRMMAAGILAYGVSVSLNVWLFSRMTANNGRLLPLRGFVAAALSQIIDTLIFITVSFYGVRPIGDLMLGQMIAKIVLSAVMVPLLVMAVVAIGRKLDANNAG; this is encoded by the coding sequence ATGGAAACTAGCTCTTCGCGCGTCATCGCGCCCTCGTTGCTGCTGTTCGCGATCCTTTATGGCGGGATGGTTCCGCTCGGCGGCTTCCTGGGCGCGAAGCAGGTCGCGCTGGGGCCGCTGGCGGTCGAGGCCGGGATTTTCCCCTTTCTGACGCTGATCGCCATCTCGAGCGGCATCGCCGAATTGCACGGGCGCGCGGTGGCCGACCGGCTTGTCCGGCTGGGTTTCATTCCGCTCGTGCTGGCGATCCTGCTGACCCTGTTCGTGCTGCAACTGCCGACCGATCCCGGCATGTACGAGCCCGCAAAAGCGGCGTTCCCCGTCATCGTCGGGCAGAGCTGGCGGATGATGGCGGCGGGGATTCTCGCCTATGGCGTGTCGGTCAGCCTCAACGTCTGGCTCTTTTCGCGGATGACCGCGAACAACGGGCGGCTGCTGCCGTTGCGCGGCTTCGTCGCCGCGGCGCTCAGCCAGATCATCGATACATTGATCTTCATCACCGTCAGCTTCTATGGCGTCCGTCCGATCGGCGATCTGATGCTCGGCCAGATGATCGCCAAGATCGTGCTGTCGGCGGTGATGGTGCCGCTGCTCGTGATGGCGGTGGTTGCGATCGGCCGCAAGCTCGACGCGAACAACGCTGGATGA
- a CDS encoding NupC/NupG family nucleoside CNT transporter, which produces MERLIGLLGIVALLAIAVLFSSNRRWIRLRVVLPAFLLQAGFALLVLGTPWGRSIIQTMSGGVSNLLGYAKAGTDFIFGPLASPEMGGHSFAIAALPVIIFFASMISILYYLGIMQLVIKWVGGAIQKITGITKVESLGAAANIFVGQSESPLVIRPYLASLTPSQLFTIMTVGMAGVAGTILGAYASMIGEHLLPYLLAASFMSAPGGILMAKIMMPDDPKDLGIEPVIMPEASHDEEKPANIIMAAAQGAQTGVRLAVAVGAMVLAFVALVALANGLLGGIGGWFGYPDLSFQAIIGTIFRPVMWLMGVPWHESAAVGGLFGTKIVLNEFVAFIDLGKIQATLSPASIAIATFALCGFANFSSIAIQMAVTGGLAPNQRPMIAKLGLKALLAGSLSNLMSAALAGLMLGIAPPVAPPPPTIAATTTAPPAVPAAPAKAP; this is translated from the coding sequence ATGGAACGCCTGATCGGTCTGCTCGGCATCGTCGCATTGCTTGCGATCGCCGTGCTCTTTTCATCCAACCGGCGCTGGATTCGCCTTCGCGTCGTCCTGCCCGCCTTCCTGCTGCAAGCGGGCTTCGCGCTGCTCGTGCTCGGCACCCCGTGGGGCCGTAGCATCATCCAGACAATGTCAGGCGGCGTGTCGAACCTGCTCGGCTATGCGAAGGCGGGGACCGATTTCATCTTCGGCCCGCTCGCAAGCCCCGAGATGGGCGGCCACAGCTTCGCGATCGCGGCGCTGCCGGTGATCATCTTCTTCGCCTCGATGATCTCGATCCTCTATTATCTCGGCATTATGCAACTCGTGATCAAATGGGTCGGCGGCGCGATCCAGAAGATCACCGGCATCACCAAGGTCGAAAGCCTGGGCGCCGCGGCGAACATCTTCGTCGGGCAGAGCGAAAGCCCGCTCGTCATCCGTCCCTATCTCGCCAGCCTGACCCCGTCGCAGCTCTTCACCATCATGACGGTGGGCATGGCGGGGGTCGCGGGGACGATCCTCGGCGCCTATGCCAGCATGATCGGCGAACATCTGCTGCCCTATCTGCTCGCCGCGAGCTTCATGTCGGCGCCCGGCGGCATTTTGATGGCCAAGATCATGATGCCCGACGATCCCAAGGATCTGGGCATCGAACCCGTAATCATGCCCGAGGCGAGCCACGACGAGGAAAAGCCCGCGAACATCATCATGGCGGCGGCGCAGGGCGCGCAGACCGGCGTCCGGCTCGCGGTCGCGGTCGGCGCGATGGTGCTCGCCTTCGTCGCGCTCGTCGCGCTCGCTAACGGGCTGCTCGGAGGCATCGGCGGCTGGTTCGGCTATCCCGACCTGTCGTTCCAGGCGATCATCGGCACGATCTTTCGCCCGGTGATGTGGCTGATGGGGGTGCCGTGGCATGAAAGCGCCGCGGTCGGCGGGCTGTTCGGCACCAAGATCGTCCTCAACGAATTCGTCGCCTTCATCGACCTCGGCAAAATCCAGGCGACGCTGTCGCCCGCGTCGATCGCGATCGCGACCTTCGCGCTGTGCGGTTTCGCCAATTTCAGCTCGATCGCGATCCAGATGGCGGTGACCGGCGGCCTCGCGCCGAACCAGCGCCCGATGATCGCGAAACTGGGTCTCAAGGCATTGCTCGCGGGCAGCCTGTCGAACCTGATGTCGGCGGCGCTTGCCGGGCTGATGCTCGGCATCGCGCCGCCCGTCGCGCCGCCACCGCCGACGATAGCCGCCACGACAACCGCGCCGCCCGCCGTTCCTGCGGCGCCAGCGAAGGCGCCCTGA
- a CDS encoding beta/gamma crystallin-related protein, translated as MRTAYRVSILAAAALSMGAGFFAASSAQTPDERLYRPAEATIYRDAAYKGPAVFIGEAKPNLGLAWPVNSVRVKSGRWELCEKTRYRGNCRTIDRDTPMLNNILRGITIQSIRPVGSGGGGWNPSPPANDQVARGNFAEFHTQPAQGSTRVLACANGSATANCAARTADTWCRSIGWNGSAREHMETVSGRVYLADVLCVRSGY; from the coding sequence ATGAGAACCGCTTATCGCGTATCGATCCTTGCTGCCGCGGCGCTGTCGATGGGGGCGGGATTTTTCGCCGCCTCAAGCGCCCAAACGCCCGACGAACGGCTTTATCGCCCCGCCGAGGCGACCATCTATCGCGATGCCGCCTATAAGGGGCCTGCGGTCTTCATCGGCGAAGCCAAACCCAATCTCGGCCTGGCCTGGCCGGTCAATTCGGTCCGCGTGAAGAGCGGCCGGTGGGAACTGTGCGAAAAGACCCGCTATCGCGGCAATTGCCGCACCATCGACCGCGACACACCGATGCTGAACAATATCCTGCGCGGCATCACCATCCAGTCGATCCGCCCGGTCGGAAGCGGCGGGGGCGGCTGGAACCCGAGCCCGCCCGCGAACGACCAGGTCGCGCGCGGCAATTTCGCCGAATTCCACACTCAGCCAGCGCAGGGCAGCACCCGCGTCCTCGCCTGTGCCAATGGATCGGCGACCGCGAACTGCGCCGCGCGCACCGCCGACACGTGGTGCCGCTCGATCGGATGGAACGGATCGGCGCGCGAGCATATGGAGACCGTGTCGGGCCGCGTCTATCTGGCCGACGTGCTGTGCGTGCGTTCGGGCTATTGA
- a CDS encoding MliC family protein: MQEAMKIGAASLLALALTACASTPPRTGSSYQCDRGTKLTVNYLPNAAIVRVNRGRTMTLQATPANRGQIYENRTGARLARNGNMVTWNTAQRSAPETCRPVMTPL; encoded by the coding sequence ATGCAGGAAGCCATGAAAATAGGCGCGGCGTCCCTCCTGGCCCTGGCCCTCACGGCCTGCGCTTCGACCCCGCCCCGCACCGGCAGCAGCTATCAGTGCGACCGCGGTACGAAATTGACCGTCAACTATCTTCCCAACGCCGCGATCGTCCGCGTCAACCGCGGCCGCACGATGACCCTGCAAGCAACGCCGGCGAACCGCGGCCAGATTTATGAAAACCGGACCGGGGCGCGGCTTGCGCGCAACGGCAATATGGTGACGTGGAATACCGCACAGCGGTCGGCGCCCGAAACCTGCCGTCCGGTGATGACGCCGCTCTGA
- a CDS encoding epoxide hydrolase family protein, giving the protein MQVADIRPFTIDVPQAALDDLQARLANTRWPEQETVGDWDQGVPLAYAQELAAYWQRDYDWRKVEARLNALPQYLAAIDGLDIHFLHIRSPNPAARPLILTHGWPGSVLEFLDVIEPLSADYHLVIPSLPGYGFSGKPAEAKWSVEHIAAAWDALMLALGYPRYFAQGGDWGSAVTSAIGGHHAEHCAGIHINMIVGQPDPTTMADLTEDEQAYLARFGWYRAKDNGYSTQQATRPQTLGYGLADSPVGQMCWIVEKCHGWTDCGHEPGGQSVGGHPEKALTKDAMLDAVSLYWLTNSAASSARLYWHSFATFGFGEIHVPTGCSLFPNEIMRLSRRWAGQRYKNIVHWNALPRGGHFAAWEQPNLFVGEVRAALSQMTL; this is encoded by the coding sequence ATGCAGGTTGCCGACATTCGTCCCTTCACCATCGACGTGCCGCAGGCGGCGCTCGACGATCTTCAGGCGCGGCTCGCGAACACGCGCTGGCCCGAGCAGGAGACGGTCGGCGACTGGGACCAGGGTGTCCCGCTCGCCTATGCGCAGGAACTCGCCGCATACTGGCAACGCGATTACGACTGGCGCAAGGTCGAGGCGCGGCTGAACGCGCTGCCCCAGTATCTCGCGGCGATCGACGGGCTCGATATCCATTTCCTCCACATCCGTTCGCCCAATCCCGCTGCGCGACCGCTGATCCTGACGCACGGTTGGCCGGGGTCGGTGCTCGAATTTCTCGATGTGATCGAACCGCTCTCCGCCGACTATCATCTCGTGATCCCGTCGCTTCCCGGCTATGGTTTTTCGGGTAAGCCGGCCGAAGCCAAGTGGAGCGTCGAGCATATCGCGGCGGCGTGGGACGCCTTGATGCTCGCGCTCGGCTATCCGCGCTATTTCGCGCAGGGCGGCGACTGGGGCAGCGCCGTGACCTCGGCGATCGGCGGCCATCATGCCGAGCATTGCGCGGGAATCCACATCAACATGATCGTCGGTCAGCCCGACCCGACGACGATGGCCGACCTGACCGAGGACGAACAGGCCTATCTCGCGCGCTTTGGCTGGTATCGCGCCAAGGACAATGGCTATTCGACCCAGCAGGCGACGCGCCCACAGACCCTGGGCTATGGGCTCGCCGATTCGCCGGTCGGGCAGATGTGCTGGATCGTCGAGAAATGCCACGGTTGGACCGATTGCGGGCACGAACCCGGCGGCCAGTCGGTCGGCGGACATCCCGAAAAGGCGCTGACCAAGGACGCGATGCTCGATGCCGTCAGCCTCTATTGGCTGACCAACAGCGCCGCCTCCTCGGCGCGGCTTTACTGGCACAGCTTTGCGACCTTCGGCTTCGGTGAAATCCATGTGCCGACCGGGTGCAGCCTGTTCCCGAACGAAATCATGCGCCTGTCGCGTCGCTGGGCCGGGCAGCGTTACAAGAATATCGTCCACTGGAACGCGCTGCCCCGCGGCGGCCATTTCGCGGCGTGGGAGCAGCCCAACCTGTTCGTCGGCGAAGTGCGCGCGGCGCTGTCGCAGATGACCCTATAG
- a CDS encoding 3-hydroxyacyl-CoA dehydrogenase NAD-binding domain-containing protein yields the protein MIVGVIGAGQMGAGIAQVSAGAGHDVLLSDIDIARAEVGKAGIAKALGRLVAKEKMAQADADALLGRITPVADHAAFAPADLVIEAATEREEIKRAIFASVGAHLSATAILASNTSSIPITRLAQAAPDPARFIGVHFFNPVPVMGLIELIRGLATSDATLATVEAFGRGLGKQIVHANDAPGFIVNRVLMPLINEAIFALGEGVATMQDIDAGCRLGLNHPMGPITLADFIGLDTCLEIIRVLQSGTGDPKFRPAPLLVQYVEAGWVGRKAGRGFYDWTGPEPVPTR from the coding sequence ATGATCGTCGGCGTCATCGGGGCAGGACAAATGGGCGCGGGGATAGCGCAGGTGTCGGCGGGCGCCGGTCACGACGTGCTTCTCTCCGACATCGACATCGCGCGCGCCGAGGTGGGCAAGGCCGGTATCGCCAAGGCGCTCGGGCGCCTCGTCGCCAAGGAAAAAATGGCCCAGGCCGACGCCGATGCGCTGCTCGGGCGCATCACCCCCGTCGCCGATCACGCGGCCTTTGCACCCGCCGACCTCGTCATCGAGGCGGCGACCGAGCGCGAAGAGATCAAGCGCGCGATCTTCGCGAGCGTCGGCGCGCATCTCTCCGCCACCGCGATCCTGGCGTCGAACACCAGCTCGATCCCGATCACCCGCCTCGCGCAGGCGGCGCCCGACCCGGCGCGCTTCATCGGCGTCCATTTCTTCAACCCGGTACCGGTGATGGGCCTGATCGAGCTGATCCGCGGCCTTGCGACCAGTGACGCGACGCTGGCGACGGTCGAGGCTTTTGGCCGCGGGCTGGGCAAACAGATCGTCCACGCCAACGACGCGCCGGGCTTCATCGTCAACCGCGTGCTGATGCCGCTGATCAACGAAGCGATCTTCGCGCTCGGCGAAGGCGTCGCGACGATGCAGGACATCGACGCGGGGTGCCGCCTCGGCCTCAACCATCCGATGGGACCGATCACGCTCGCCGACTTCATCGGCCTCGACACCTGTCTCGAGATCATCCGCGTGCTGCAATCGGGCACCGGCGACCCGAAATTCCGCCCCGCGCCTTTGCTCGTCCAATATGTCGAGGCGGGCTGGGTCGGCCGCAAGGCGGGGCGCGGCTTCTACGACTGGACCGGACCCGAACCGGTGCCGACGCGATGA
- the egtD gene encoding L-histidine N(alpha)-methyltransferase → MGVVRQLRQISADDTGIDIGFRADVRAGLSQRQKAIPARWFYDATGSALFEDITALPEYYPTRSETDLLTRHAADMAAAIGAGRAVVELGSGSSTKTPLLLQAIAPAAYVPVDISGDFLRASADALAARFPGLPIYPVEADFTQAVDLPREIGALPKLGFFPGSTIGNMVARTAVDLLRGWRATLGDGSLLLIGVDRIKDVAVLTRAYDDPAGVTAAFNLNLLERINRELGGTIPVENFTHRAVWDDTHARIEMHLVAACDMDFTVDGRGYAMAKGETIHSENSHKYGPRDANLLLRAGGWTPVRTWDDVDPAFALILAQATEFRSAP, encoded by the coding sequence ATGGGCGTTGTGCGTCAACTTCGGCAGATTTCCGCCGACGATACAGGCATCGACATCGGCTTTCGGGCCGACGTCCGCGCCGGTCTTTCGCAGCGGCAAAAGGCGATCCCCGCGCGCTGGTTCTACGACGCGACCGGGTCGGCGCTGTTCGAGGATATCACCGCGCTGCCCGAATATTATCCGACGCGCAGCGAGACCGACCTTCTGACGCGCCACGCCGCCGACATGGCGGCGGCGATCGGCGCCGGCCGGGCCGTCGTCGAACTGGGCTCGGGCAGCTCGACCAAGACGCCGCTGCTGCTCCAGGCGATCGCCCCCGCGGCCTATGTGCCGGTCGATATCTCGGGCGATTTCCTGCGCGCCAGCGCCGACGCGCTCGCGGCGCGCTTTCCGGGACTGCCCATCTATCCGGTCGAGGCCGATTTCACCCAGGCGGTCGATTTGCCGCGCGAGATTGGCGCGCTGCCCAAGCTCGGCTTCTTTCCCGGCTCGACGATCGGCAACATGGTCGCGCGCACCGCGGTCGACCTTTTGCGGGGCTGGCGCGCGACGCTCGGCGACGGATCTTTGCTCTTGATCGGGGTCGATCGGATCAAGGATGTCGCGGTACTGACACGCGCCTATGACGATCCGGCGGGGGTCACGGCGGCGTTCAACCTGAACCTGCTCGAACGCATCAACCGCGAGCTTGGCGGCACGATCCCGGTCGAGAATTTCACCCACCGCGCGGTGTGGGACGACACCCATGCGCGAATCGAAATGCACCTCGTCGCCGCGTGCGACATGGACTTCACGGTCGACGGGCGCGGCTATGCGATGGCGAAGGGCGAAACGATCCACAGCGAGAACAGCCATAAATATGGTCCGCGCGACGCGAACCTGCTGCTCCGCGCTGGGGGCTGGACGCCGGTCCGGACGTGGGACGACGTCGATCCCGCCTTCGCGCTGATCCTCGCGCAGGCGACGGAGTTCCGCTCGGCCCCCTGA
- the egtB gene encoding ergothioneine biosynthesis protein EgtB yields the protein MASRTDTSTRIDPLDELARRFAATRRLSLDLVATLSDADASAQSMPDASPAKWHLAHTSWFFESFVLRDHLPGYRAFDDRFAFLFNSYYEAEGPRHARPRRGLLTRPSLDEIRVWRAHVDVAVQSALPALPPAALALVELGIHHEQQHQELLLTDIKHLFAQNPLGPAVWPRETTIASEVAQFSVALAPDADPAEAFQWIRGAEGVVAIGHDGDGFAFDCEGPRFSALLTPHALASRPVSNGEWRQFVDDGGYHTPSLWLSDGWAWVQAEGVEAPAYWREGHIFTLSGWREIDPAAPVTHISLYEADAFASWAGARLPTEQEWEAAAAACDPHGGQQLDAAGPVQPAAAAGPGLEQMFGGVWEWTGSAYRPYPGFRAASGAVGEYNGKFMSGQFVLRGGSCATPRGHMRASYRNFFYPHQRWQFTGLRLAKDL from the coding sequence ATGGCCAGCCGCACCGACACATCGACCCGCATCGACCCGCTCGATGAACTGGCCCGCCGGTTCGCCGCGACCCGGCGCCTGTCGCTCGATCTCGTGGCAACGCTGTCCGACGCCGACGCGAGCGCGCAGTCGATGCCCGACGCTTCGCCCGCCAAATGGCATCTGGCGCACACGAGCTGGTTTTTCGAGAGTTTCGTGCTGCGCGATCATCTACCCGGCTACCGCGCGTTCGATGATCGCTTCGCCTTCCTCTTCAACAGCTATTACGAGGCCGAGGGGCCGCGCCACGCGCGCCCGCGCCGCGGCCTGCTGACGCGGCCGTCGCTCGACGAAATCCGGGTCTGGCGCGCGCATGTCGATGTCGCGGTGCAGAGCGCGCTGCCTGCCCTGCCGCCCGCCGCGCTCGCTCTCGTCGAACTCGGCATCCATCACGAGCAGCAGCATCAGGAATTGCTGCTCACCGACATCAAGCATCTCTTCGCGCAAAATCCGCTCGGACCCGCGGTGTGGCCGCGTGAAACGACAATCGCGAGTGAAGTTGCGCAGTTTTCCGTGGCTTTGGCGCCCGACGCCGACCCGGCGGAGGCGTTCCAGTGGATTCGGGGGGCGGAGGGTGTCGTCGCGATCGGCCACGACGGCGACGGCTTCGCGTTCGACTGTGAAGGTCCGCGCTTTTCCGCGCTTCTGACTCCGCATGCTCTCGCCAGTCGGCCGGTCAGCAATGGCGAATGGCGGCAGTTCGTCGACGACGGCGGCTATCACACGCCGTCGCTCTGGCTCAGCGACGGCTGGGCGTGGGTCCAGGCCGAGGGGGTCGAGGCGCCCGCCTATTGGCGGGAGGGGCATATTTTCACCCTGTCGGGCTGGCGCGAGATCGACCCCGCGGCGCCGGTGACGCACATCAGCCTTTATGAGGCCGACGCTTTCGCGAGCTGGGCCGGCGCGCGCCTGCCGACCGAACAGGAATGGGAGGCGGCGGCCGCCGCCTGCGATCCGCACGGCGGCCAGCAGCTCGATGCGGCCGGGCCGGTGCAGCCCGCCGCCGCGGCCGGTCCGGGGCTGGAGCAGATGTTCGGCGGCGTGTGGGAATGGACCGGCAGCGCCTACCGCCCCTATCCCGGCTTTCGCGCGGCGTCGGGCGCGGTCGGCGAATATAATGGCAAGTTCATGAGCGGGCAGTTCGTGCTGCGCGGCGGTAGCTGCGCGACCCCGCGTGGCCATATGCGCGCCAGCTACCGCAATTTCTTTTATCCCCATCAGCGCTGGCAATTCACCGGCCTGCGCCTCGCCAAGGATCTCTGA
- a CDS encoding cob(I)yrinic acid a,c-diamide adenosyltransferase, with protein MVKLNKIYTRTGDGGTTGLVDGSRIAKSAPLMAAVGDVDETNSAIGLAAAALDPASDEAAMLSRIQNELFDLGADLATPPDIEFGFGPHDMALRIVPSQIARLENEIDAMNAALESLRSFILPGGTEAAARLHLARAVTRRAERAAVAAGAERDLNPLALSYLNRLSDHLFVLTRHINAAAGGDILWKPGATR; from the coding sequence TTGGTAAAGCTTAATAAGATTTACACCCGCACCGGCGACGGCGGCACCACCGGGCTCGTCGACGGTTCGCGCATCGCCAAGTCGGCGCCGCTGATGGCGGCGGTCGGCGACGTCGATGAAACGAACAGCGCGATCGGCCTCGCCGCCGCCGCGCTCGATCCGGCGAGCGACGAGGCGGCGATGCTGTCGCGCATCCAGAATGAATTGTTCGACCTCGGCGCCGACCTGGCGACGCCGCCCGACATCGAGTTCGGCTTCGGCCCGCACGACATGGCGCTGCGCATCGTCCCCAGCCAGATCGCGCGGCTGGAAAATGAGATCGACGCCATGAACGCCGCGCTCGAATCCTTGCGGAGCTTCATCCTGCCCGGCGGGACCGAAGCGGCGGCGCGGCTCCATCTGGCGCGCGCGGTAACCCGCCGAGCCGAACGCGCGGCCGTCGCGGCCGGTGCCGAGCGCGACCTCAACCCGCTCGCGCTCAGCTATCTCAACCGCCTGTCGGATCATCTCTTCGTCCTGACCCGGCACATCAACGCCGCGGCGGGCGGCGACATCCTTTGGAAACCCGGCGCGACGCGCTGA
- a CDS encoding HIG1 domain-containing protein, which yields MQILLVLAVVVAAGLVLFSLARGLIYFAQGHRAAMDGTVHENQVMQNKMMMARVKWQAITIILLIIIGVTAGSS from the coding sequence ATGCAGATCTTGCTCGTTCTTGCCGTCGTCGTGGCGGCTGGCCTCGTCCTCTTCTCGCTCGCCCGCGGGCTCATCTATTTCGCGCAGGGACACCGCGCGGCGATGGACGGCACCGTCCATGAGAATCAGGTGATGCAGAACAAGATGATGATGGCCCGCGTCAAGTGGCAGGCGATCACCATCATCCTGCTCATCATCATCGGCGTGACAGCCGGCAGCAGCTAA